ATCAACCCAGCGACCATCAGCCTTGATCAAGTTAATCAATTCTTCTACGCCCTGATCTTCGGGCACGCGCTTAATTTCCTCGCGACCTCGATAGAGAGAAATATACCCTGGAGTTTTACCCACGTATCCATAGTCAGCGTCAGCCATTTCGCCTGGGCCATTGACAATGCAACCCATGACAGCAATATCAAGACCAGTCAGGTGTTTAGTGGCCTCTCGAACTTTGTGCAACACTTCTTCTAGGTTGAACAGGGTACGTCCACAGGATGGACAGGCAACATACTCAACCATGGTTTTTCGCAGCCCTAAGGCCTGGAGAATCCCATAGCAGACAGGAATCTCGTTTTCTGGGGGTTCCGTTAGGGAAACGCGAATGGTATCACCAATGCCATCGGCCAGCAAGGTAGCGATCCCAGCAGTAGATTTGATGCGTCCATATTCACCATCCCCTGCTTCCGTTACGCCTAAATGCAGAGGATAGTCCATTCCCAATTCATCCATGCGCTTGACCATCAGGCGATAGGCTGCAATCATGACTGGGGTGCGAGAAGCCTTGAGGGAAATCACCAGGTTACGGAAATCGAGGGATTCACAGATGCGGATGAACTCTAGGGCAGATTCCACCATGCCTTCGGGGGTATCACCGTAGGTGAACAGCATCCGCTCGGCTAGAGAGCCATGATTGACCCCAATTCGCATTGCCTTGCCTTGATCCCGTAGGAAAACCACTAAGGGTTCTAAAGTTTCGCGAATTTTCTCGCCAATCTCATCAAACTCAGCTTGGGTATAGCTGGTGCGATCGGCCTTGGGCTTTTCAAACACGTACAATCCAGGGTTAATCCGTACCTTGTCAACGTGCTTGGCAACTTCGAGCGCAATTTTCATGCCATTGTGGTGGACATCAGCTACTAGAGGCACTGGCTGGTAGGTTGCTGCTAGCTTAGCTTTGATCTCTGCCATGGCATGGGCATGGGCGAGGCTAGGCACAGTTACCCGCACAATTTCACAGCCAATCTCGTGTAGACGGCGAATGGCAGCAACAGAGCCATCAATATCCAAGGTGTCTTCGTTAATCATGGATTGAACAACAATAGGGTTGTTGCCGCCGATCGTTACTGAGCCGACCTGCACGGGGCGAGTTTTGCGGCGATGGATGATGGTATCAAACGCAGGCGACTGAGCGGTAGAAGCGGGGGGAGAGTCTAGAGTTTGCATAGAATTTGCTTAGCTTACTCAACAGCAGGATAAAACAGTTCAAATGGTAACGCTGCCTACAATTTTGTCACATTGTTCAGCTTGCCATAGATTCAGCCTAGATACACGTCAGATTAATAGTCATCTGATGTTAACAGTCAACCGATGGAGTTCGCTGGGGCGCGGGATGACTGTCTTCGGCGGGTTTAGGTAGCTGACGACTCGGTGGAGTAGGATTGGCTGCATCTGCCACAGGACAATGCTGGTGGGTTAAAGAGCGCGATCGTCGGGATGCCCGGCGAGGTGATCTGCTCCGCACCAGACTATTCCAGGCTGCTCGTGCTCCTACCAAGAAGCTGCGCGTGGTAATTTGCAATCGTGAGGCTTGGCTACGAGCGGTCGTGAGGCCATCATCAACGCGCTTTACAACTCGACCTGCATGTTGCACGCCTTGACTCACATCACCAGTCAAGTCACTAATTTCTAAGCCCGTTAGCCGAATGGCCTCTAGGGTGGGTGGTAATTCCCGCATTAATGTGTCAGCTAGTTTCTCTACACTGCGTGCTGCACGGGCTAACTCTAGCATCGTGGGCAAGGCAATCACTAAGACTGCCGTGAGGCTGACAGCAACCAAGAGAATAGATAGTCCTAGAAAAAATAATGGATCTAGCAACACGAGTCAGGCTTCAACGAGGGTGTTTGTAGTTGGGTGATCGGTTGGCAGTGATATTGCACTAGTTGCCTCGCTTGATGACTAGCTAATCGCTAATGGGTCACCATCTGATCTGGTTACCTAGTACGGTCTGGTTACCTAGTACGGTCACGATCGCGATTAGTTTCCGTAAGGGTATGGTGTTCGCGCAATCCAGCAGATAGGCCGACGGCGAGCGCGTCCTTGAGACGAGCTAGGGTATCGTCCCAGCGCCGCAGGGCCGACTCCGAGAGGCGATCAGCTTGTAATTGCACCGTAGTAGACAAATCTTCGGCTAGCTCTGGCAGAGCACTAGCTGATTTTCTCAAGAACTGACGAGTTTCACGACCGCTGCGAGGGGCAATGAGGAGTCCAGTGACTACCCCGATCGCGGTGCCTAGCAGCAAGCCGCCAATGAATCCTCCTGACCGATTGTTTGACATGGAGCTAACTCCCTATAGGCTATGTACCTAACCGTAAGTATAGGTCAAGGATTGGGGGGACACCAGAACAGGTTTTTACTGGATATGCCCAGGGAGTCGAGAATACCACGCATCACATCTGTGCAGTAGAGCCAGTAGCCTAAGTCGTTGTACATGCGATCGGGGTCGAAGTCCAAATCATAATGGATAACATTAGGGATTCCTTCATACTCCGTAGAGGGTTGAGGTGTTAACAGCAACAGGCTAAAGGGCTTACCCTGGCAC
Above is a genomic segment from Cyanobacteriota bacterium containing:
- the ispG gene encoding (E)-4-hydroxy-3-methylbut-2-enyl-diphosphate synthase; translated protein: MQTLDSPPASTAQSPAFDTIIHRRKTRPVQVGSVTIGGNNPIVVQSMINEDTLDIDGSVAAIRRLHEIGCEIVRVTVPSLAHAHAMAEIKAKLAATYQPVPLVADVHHNGMKIALEVAKHVDKVRINPGLYVFEKPKADRTSYTQAEFDEIGEKIRETLEPLVVFLRDQGKAMRIGVNHGSLAERMLFTYGDTPEGMVESALEFIRICESLDFRNLVISLKASRTPVMIAAYRLMVKRMDELGMDYPLHLGVTEAGDGEYGRIKSTAGIATLLADGIGDTIRVSLTEPPENEIPVCYGILQALGLRKTMVEYVACPSCGRTLFNLEEVLHKVREATKHLTGLDIAVMGCIVNGPGEMADADYGYVGKTPGYISLYRGREEIKRVPEDQGVEELINLIKADGRWVDP
- a CDS encoding YtxH domain-containing protein codes for the protein MSNNRSGGFIGGLLLGTAIGVVTGLLIAPRSGRETRQFLRKSASALPELAEDLSTTVQLQADRLSESALRRWDDTLARLKDALAVGLSAGLREHHTLTETNRDRDRTR
- a CDS encoding DUF948 domain-containing protein, which codes for MLDPLFFLGLSILLVAVSLTAVLVIALPTMLELARAARSVEKLADTLMRELPPTLEAIRLTGLEISDLTGDVSQGVQHAGRVVKRVDDGLTTARSQASRLQITTRSFLVGARAAWNSLVRSRSPRRASRRSRSLTHQHCPVADAANPTPPSRQLPKPAEDSHPAPQRTPSVDC